The DNA window TTTTGATTGATAACATCGGCTGGCTATTATTCATTAGTCATCCAGTAGCCTGAATGCAAtaagaattaaaaaagaaaaagaaacatagCAGACTTTAAGCAACATTAAGTACAAAATAAACTCTGACAGACTTTTTTGTTGTCAAGAAAGTTATTTTTGGCTGAAGTATCTTTGAGGGTTTTTGAGGGTTTTGAGGCCAAATGCTATTAAGATACATCCTGGCTGTTCTTTTAGATACTTTTATCAAAGTTACCATAGATTTTCTTTGCTTGTGGATTAATACACTACATCCTGACAATTAAAACCCTCATTCTCCAAAAAACATGATGCCAAGCACACTCACCTTTctctgaatttttttaaaagctaaagaattaaaatgacaaattacAAAATGTTACTGATACAGAAGTCCAACTGTAAAGTAACTACAGATTTCATATGAATTTTAAAACGGAAAATTATACCTTTATTTTGTAGGAATTAACCAGCATGCCTTTTGCCTGTTGTCTAGATGATCACAGTCATGTGCTAAAATGTTCTACCACTAATCAAGACACtttcaggggtgggcaattcatTTCCCCAAGGGCCATGTGAGAAATTGGGACTGCAGTGGAGGGCCGCGCCAATAAGCTGAAATCAATCCTGCTCAATACtaattttatctctttaaaTGCTCATTGGTGCTGCCCTCCACAACAGCCCCAGTATCTTATGTGGTCCATTTGTAAAATTAATTATCCACCTCAAAATAATTTGTCACTCGCTCCTCTTTCATTGACAAACTACAGTTGTGATAAAGACCAGAAGATGTCACTGTCCTGTTGATAACCAAGTTACCGCACTTCCTTTAGAAGAAAAGATAACAGAAAATCTGTCTCTCCTTTCTTTAAACTTTGTCTCTGTTTAtgtttgatttctgtttctGCAGCATTGAGGTTACTCTTTCCACTAAGCCACAGGAAGAAGACACAGAGGCGGATGTGGGTCTGCAGCTAAAGGTCAGCTTTAGGGATAAGGCTGTCCAACGAAACGCCCGCTTGGATGGAAAATGGGGTCCTTCTGAAAATACTCTCTCCTTCTTTCCTTTTGCACCTGGAGAATCCTTCAAGGTATTTTTATAATCTCTGATACTTTTACATTTAGACTGTATTAATTAAGGCGGCACTCTTACATAAAGCAAGTAACAAGTTCAGTAAGCTTCAACTCCTGCATTGGCAAAGTGAACCCATGTTGTCCAAGTACAGTCTGGGAAACAGCAAATGTCATCCATGTATTTCAGACTGCTGCACCCAAAAGTGAGAGTAGAACATGGTTTACACAGTTATACAGTTTCATCTTGATTTTTCTTGTTCAAGCTGTTGCCATAACAGCCTTGTATCTTGGCTGGTAGTAATGTGTATGATAGTTACTTTTACCTTCATTTTACACAGTCAGCATTTACAGCTGCGCTATAAACaacttgtgtgttttgctgtccTGGTAACAAGTTACTGTTTGCCGCTGTTTCCCCAGAGTGAGAGAGGATATGACTGGTAGAAAGAAATGTCTGTTATGCTTCAGTTTTGAATTTCTTGGATCCTAAAACATTTGCAAAATATGTTTGTTAAAGACTTTAAGTCCTGTTGCATGGGTATCATAATGAATAAGAACTGGGCACTGGAGCCAAAGATGGCAACTGCTCACTTGAATAATAACAGCTCTCCAAAAAAGTTGTCTAGCTTCCACATTTGCTCATGTTGGTGGCCTATAAAAATACTCTGTGTGCCACAAAtcatttttccattacaatatTGGCAGGAAGGCTTGAGTGGCACTGCTGAATATGATGGATATTTTAAGAATAACTGGACAACAGCCCCCAAGAGCTGGTCCCGGAGAGGTGTGATGagaggtgtgatatatataaaatctccaGAAAGAAACTGCTAGTAAAAACTGAGTAAAAACTGCTTGTTTTGCAGTAGGAGGTGTCCTATCAACAGTTTTACACACAGTTTTAAAgtgtctactttttttttttcttttttcgtaATATCATgaatgacagctgggaaaaaTTGTCTGCAACTGATCCAGCTCTCTAATCCATTGGTGGCTTACACATCCACGGGTCTTCCTCATTTGTGCCTTTGCTTTACTCTTTTTTTGGCGCATTACTGTTACCAGGTGTCAGTTAGTACAAAAGGAATTAACCACTGTGTCACTGCATGCTCATGTACAAAACAAAATAGGTCCTGCTCACAGAGATAATTCTCTATGGTGCAGATAGTGGCAAATAACTCTAGTGCTTTAATGGGACCCGTCTTGTTGGCTTCTCTGTTGCAGCCTCAGTTTGTGCTTTAGGTTGCAATATGTATATTTTCACATAAACGTATGTGTAACAAAATAACTTTGACTGACTCTATATTCCCTCAGATGGAAATAGTTTGTGAACACCAGCAGTTTCGTATCTTGGTGGATGGACAGCCTCTGTGCGGCTTCACCCACCGGCTCTCCCAGCTCGCCTCCCTCACAGCCTTACGAGTTTTTGGCGATCTACAGCTCACCAAGGTGGCCTAACACCAGCGTCTCATCCACAGATAACTAACATGAGGATGCCCTGGGACATTAGAATAGATCTACTTTCTGAGTGCATAAATTTTCCCATGTGGGggatgttgtgtttccattttcaGACAAAGTTATACCTGCCTCGTAATCACGTGTTAAGACAAAGTGCCTTCACTAAGATTACCTGTCTGGAGACTTGAAGTCATCAATCTCTCAAATCAAATGAGGAATGTGATTTTAACTGAAGCGAATTAAGTTATAAACAACGCGATCTGAGCTATACTATTTTTCCTGAATGAATATTTGTACAAACATGATGTGTTATTTCAAAAATTAAGTGTTTTGTGATCTAAGAAAGAGATTTCAggcattttgtctttatttctctGAGGTTAACCTTTGAAAGCACTTATGTTTACGAGCGCCTGCATGAAGACGAATGTTTCCGAAACTGAATACCTAACAAAGATTGTCATTCTGTGCCCGACTAAGTACTGTAACAGGcgtaataatgtaaaaaaaaaataattattagcCTCCATTAGTGCATGCCAGTGTCACAGTGTGCTTGTGTCCTGATTAAACACAACGCTGGAAGGATTAGATCCTGtccaactttttgttttttacaccaACTTTGGCTTTGAAAACACCCACCGGTTTGTGTGCTTCATTTACAATTAGCActttttatgtaaatgtttcatattgactttatttcactgcaataaaTCACCTTtgttgttatgtttttgtttgcctggattttttttccaaaacacaGCATCATCTCTACATCATCATGTAATATTTGTGGGGAAATTGTGTCATGATTCTGATGACAGCAGGCTCTAAAACAGCAAAACCTCAGCTTGAGTCATTCAGTTAAAAGCTCAACTCAGCCTGCTGAGTGGGAGTGTCTGTCTGTGATTCCTGAGAGCACCTCATGCAGCCAGCCTGAACCAAAGAGACGACTGTGGCAAGTACAGCTTCAGGCTTTTCTAGTCTGTACTTGTATTGAACTTCCCCTTCGTGTCAGACCCTTTACTTAAGAGACAACAGCTCACTCTTTAGGGATTGCCAGGTCAGATTTATGACTTTCTGAGAAATGTTGGCATCACATAGAGTGTAATTTAACACCTATTTCATGATCACATGGACCAAAGTATGAAGCTATAATTGAAATTCAGTAAAAATACTGTCCCCTATAATTGTTTTCCTGGAGTATGTGACTATGAAATTATGGACATGAAGTAGGAAAAATGAAGGACGGGGTTACCAGTAAAAAGGACAAATTAGTAATGCTTTTGATAAAATACACACCTATGATACAACTTCCTCTACATCTATAATAACTCTGCTTCATATAGGTTTCATATGGTGCTGAAAGGAAATGACTGAATAGGCTCCAGAAGCACCATGCACTGGCACAAGAGTCATGCTTTTAGTTTGTTATATGTATGTAACATCTTACAATAGTATACAGCAGGATACATACacgtttttttttacacatgtaATTTAGTTTATTAGACTGAACACAGTTTAATACTTTCTAATGTCTTTCTTGGAGGCCTCAAAAGCCAAAGTGTCTTGTTCAggcaaaaatgtgtttgttttacttgTGATGTGTTATCATATGATGCATGAGTAGATTGTTTTTCAGTATTGCAACAAGTCTTTTGAAGCTATTCGAGGTGGAGTaagtttaattatttattacagtttagTGTAGTGATTCACAAAGTGGGGTTGGGCCTTCTTCACTGAGTCACAGATGTAAATCTGAGATGTTGTGAAACTGTTAAAGCAGTTGAAAAAAAATAGTgacttgtatttaaaaaaaaaaaaaaaagtagaaaacgcaccattttattatttttaatttgatggcagcaacatgtctcaaaaaagttggccAGGGCCATGATTACCACTGCGTCGCACTGCGAAACTGAAAGAAGTCCATTCACCTTTTCCAAGCTCTTGAGACTAtaatgacctggatgactgagaatccacaaatgtctggactgcaggcagatcAGTTCAGGACCTGGTCTCTTCTACAATGAAACCATGCTATAGTAATAAACAcagtatgcagtttagcattgtcttgctgttATATGCAAAGCCTTccataaaaaaagacaatgtctgCATGGGAACATGTGTTGGTCTAAAATCTGTATATACCTTTATgaagcctttccagatgtgcaggctgccaattccataggcactaaaGCGCCTCGATAccacagagatgcaggcttttgaagtGAGCActgatggtccctctcctctttagtcctcTTTAGTGCAGTGTCCATATTTTTGAAAAAGAGTGacaaattttgatttgtctgtccacagaacagttttccactttgcctcagtccattttaaatgagctctgGTCCAGAGAAGATGGcggtgtttctggatcatggtcagttatggcttcttctttgcatgatagagcttttaTCTACATTTGTAGATGGTACGgtaaactgtgttcacagacactgATTTCTggagtgttcctgagcccatgcaatgATTTCTAtcaggcctgtttttaatgcaatgcCACCTGAGGGCTCAAAGATCACAGGCAGACAagtgattttcagtttttctgcacAGAGATTTCTTGAGACTCTCTGAAtcatttgatgatattatgtactgtagatgatgagatctCTAAAGTCTTCACaactttgtattttttaaagacTTACTTTTGGGAATTTAGTATTTAGTTTATAAAAGGAGAGGAGGCTTAAAGTATAAAGTAGGAGAAAATAGAatttaggggggaaaaaagcaccGTAATTAAATAATTGTACTTTTTGCAGTTTTCACCACTTTGCTAGATAAAATTCACCATGAGACATAGAGTTCAGATAATTATGtttaattattcatattttattaatccattaaaaaagtTTAACTTAAACAGACTGATTACAAGATAAACTGCTACAACTTTCAAAGCCTCCTTTCACAAACTCACAGATACACAACAATCAAACCAAAAATTGCATTTAAGACAGAAAAGCACAGAAATGTTATGGAACCACTAGCTTTGGTGCTACACATGCTCTGAATGTGTAAATTAAGTCTTCTTCATATGTTGAAAGAGTGAAGTTTAAACATGAATCATGTCTGTGATCTTATTGCGTCTATCCAGTCCATCTTCTCCTGGTGACTTGGCGCCTGGATGAAGTAATGTGTGTCTTTCTGAGTGATAATTTTAAACAGGTTGCCTTGAATGTTGCCTTTAACACCTGCGTGAGAGGAGAAAATAGGGTCAGTGAAGTGTATATGTGCAGACATATTAAACCTGCTTTGGATGGAGAGACtgacaaataaaactgacaaaagaaaatgacaaaaagatgAAACATACTCTTAGCATTTTGATTTCACTGATCAGTCATTTTAGTGTTGAATAATATAAAAGATAGGATGATTAGGAGCACAGATCTGTGAGTGGATTGCATCGACATTTTAAACCATAAGTCTGGTGGTATGTTGGACTTCCCtcaaatttttaaatatgtaacaGCTGCTTAAAACATCAGGGCATTATAAGAAGGATTGGGTTTATGGGACTGTGTCAAAATACAAGTACATTTTGGACAACACAAACAAGGCCAGGCTTTGGCATTGATATGCAAAGACTTGTTAGTAGGAGCAAGTTTGCAGCATCAGTGAAAACATTTAGCTCTTCAGTCTTctccaaaaataacaaaaacttcCACAGTCTGATTCAAACTACATACTTCTGCAATTGTTTGGTCCTATTTTGTAATTGTGTGACAAAGTAATATTAGATATTAGCAGGTGACTCACCTGAGGGAACTCCGTTATCTTCCAGAGAAGAGATTAGGCAGCCTCTCAGTGAGAAACCACCAACGGGGTTGATGTCATCCTGTGGAATGACACAAGACAGGAAATGGATCAGACTGAGTCAACCATGTAGAAGAATTACTGATAATTATGAATAAACACATAGTTTCAAACACATGAGAACAAAACAGGTTGGGCATGTCTGCAATCagctcagtttattttattgaacATATTCATTCTTTGGGTGATTTGGATTATTGTATTTACTctcatgatttttttctctttagcaCTGACTGTGCACTCACCCTGGTCGGATCATAGTAGTGAAGGAAAGCAGGTTCTGAACGCAAAACAAACAGTCTCACTTTCCAGTTCTTTCTTCGGTGTCCCTGTTTAAAGATTAACAAAGTGTTGGTTTGAGTAATTTGTTCAAACACAATGCAAACAAACTGCAATGCAAACACCTTTAAGTCAAAGGGCTTGTACATGGTGCAGCTTGAATTATGAGCTGCTAACAACAGTGTTGATAAATGTTAATGAATgattgatatatttatttttttcagcctaTTCTGCAATATCTCTTCAGGAAGTGTTCAAATGGTTCAATCAACCGGAGGTGTTTTCACAGCCTGCTAATCCCAAAGTCATTATTAATGGTTTTAAGAGACAAATGAAACCATATCCAATCATTTATTAATCACCAAAACTAATATTTATAACTCAGAAGTCATTTCCTTATACAGTATATAATTAGTAGATATTATTTTTAGCATCTTAACACATCATCAATGTAATGTTTTTACCTGTTTAAGCAGATATCCTCTCTTTATCACCTTCCCACTTAGCTCCATCGCAGACAGCGATGTCTCTGCCTTCACACTGCCTCTCTTCTTTAAACTGTCGGACTGTAATAAATCACAAAATATGTTCCAAACCAAGAAAAACTCCaaactttcattttcttcctcAGATCAATGCAATGAACTCATTAACTCTAAAATGCTCAGTGTTTAGATCCTGTTAGTTTTGCATTATCCAGTGGTACATACAAAGCTGTACAGAGCAGTGGAGTCGTCCACGAACTGTTGGCTGGGGCCGGCAGTGCGGAGTGCTTCCACGCTCTTCAGGCCAACAGTCCACAGGAAACCCTCCTCCAGCAGGGCCGAGGCCAGCGTCACGGCCTCCACACGGGTAAGAGCCAGCTGCATGAACACCAGCCAGTCCACCACCGCCGAACCTGCGGGGACATCACACATCCACAGTTAGCTTGAAACAGCTTTGCAACCAATTCGATAATATTACCATGAAAAATATTACTGAAGTAACCTTTTGTCTATTTTTTCCTATTATAATTTGTAATATTTGCACCATATTTTGCGTTATCTTTTTAAACACTGTTTCAAGTCATTTGCATTTCAAAGGTGCACCTTGTTTCACTTGATTCAAAGACTCACCTGAGAAACAGTTGCGGTAAGTGTTGCCCTGCTCCACGTGATTGCTCAGTTTGATGCCACTGTGCACATCATACATTGAGTCCAACACCTTGCTTTGAAAAAGAGGACAAAACAAGCTTGAGACTTTCAGAAAGAGATATACTGAATATAGTCTCAGATAAACAGGAGGCAGTGAAAACTTGTGGGCAACTCTGTGGGAGGATTTTTGTGAGGAGGATTTACCTCAGGTTGATATTGTGCAACTGGCATTCAGCAGGGTCATTCTGGTTTGTCTCAGTCTTGCCATCAGTCTTGCGTAGATTGTTGATTGCAGCAGTGATATCAGCTGCCCattcatctctctcctccctggaGCAAGCCTCCAAATAGTGATCCACCCCATGCTTTGCCTGGAGCTTCAACACCAACTATTAGACAAAACAATAAGAAGACTGTTATTATTggtgccaaaaaaaagaaaagaaaaggtaaCAAACTGTTCTCGGCAGATGATAGAGATCAAGTCCAGGCAAAAAACAGAAACCTGGGGCAATAAATTATCTCTTTGAGTGAGGTGGAAAGCCTCACCTGGAGAAACACACCTTCAGAATGGCTTCTAGCTAGAAAAGAATAGCTAGAAAATGGCAGAGACAATAACTGGGAACTatcacaaataaaatacaatattctACATGGGAATTAAAGTCTTCATGAATACTAGAATTGAAAATAGCTCTGCTCTGTCTGGACTTCTATCAGACTCAAACCTTCGTGTTTAAGGGTAAAAATATCAATGAATTTGTCACATTATTTGGCTTGAAGTGTATGAAAACATCAGATGGAAAAAAAGGTACATGTCTATATTCAGACGTTCTAAACAGTTAAATTCAATTCACATACATACGTTAACAGAAATGTTGGAATCACCCATCCTCTGAGCAGTGAATACTCTGAGCATTTTCTCAAACTTTGaagattttgaattttttattttttcatattttgttattttttctctcaatTTGGTTGTGTAGAATGCAGTCTACAATAACCTACCGGACGATTTTCATACTCCAGGAAAGGACAAGTTATCACACAGTCCTTCAGCAGGATTTTCCCTCGCTGACATGAGTCCCTTTTACCTCCTTCATATTTGTAATACAGCAGCTTGTCTGGGGTCAGCACAAACCAGCGTGCCTTCCAGTTGTGTACAACATGACCCTGTGAAGAGATGACCCAGTGTTATAAAAGTTATTATTCACGCCCAATACACCAGACTCAGTTAAATCTATCTTACCCTTTTCACCAGAAATCCCTCTCGAAGAATAGTGATCTTCTTGTCTGTATCCATGCTCTTCAGTGTGAGCTTGGCAACTAAGCTTTGCCTGTTCATGCAAGCTCAGGTTTTAAATGTAGAGGGTATATGTGTCACCCGATCCACACCCACTTTCACACCCACACAAGCAGCTTGCTCAACACTGTGCGAATTATCACATATGCTGCAATTTCTACTCATTATCACACGAGGGTGCTCTGACTCCCTTAGAGACTGGGTAAGGATGTTTTCTAATGACTGGCATGCACGTGGCATCCACAAGACTTCTCTCAATCGGTTTTAGTATGTGAAAAATTCAGATCCAGGAAATGTGACTGTAGGGAACATCCTCCAGATGCACCAGAGAATTTTATCCCATtatgatgtaaaaaaaacaccagctgGAGGTCTACCACCGCTCACctcctctgcagcagctgtaccCAATAGGAGGAGACATGGGTTCAAGTCTCCTTCAGATGTGTATTCCTGCACAGTACACATCTACCCAGTTAATGAGATTCTAAGAAATAAGAATTTTTACTCAGACTCCTGCTTAACCATCTGTGGCCCTGTCTGCTTCATCTCCCTTTCTTGCTTCTCATGAAATTAATAACTTTTGAGGTGCTTTggattaaatacattaaaacaatTATACTGTTTTCATTTAAGTTAGATTTATTGTGTGTGCTGTAATTCTTTAATCAGCACTACGTGATCAAATTTAGCAAAGTACGAAATTAAcattatgttcaaacatgggaACCTCAGCTAAACATACCATATATACAAtaaaacaggcataaaatttcagttttttttttaatttaaatttatttctgTTATAATGTATTAATAGTTCCacccatcttcttccacttatccttttcagggttgcagggggctggagcctaacccagctgccatagggccagaggcagggtacaccctgtacaggtcaccagcctgttgcagggctaacacagtgaaacagacaaccatgcatacctatggacaatttagaattaccagttaacctaatcaCACCAACTGCATGTtattggactgtgggaggaagctggagcacccagagaaaacccacgtaaacatggggaaaacatgaaaactccacacagaaaggccagatggtggatttgaacccaggaccttcttgtgttgtgttgtgctaaCCACCGTACTGCTGTGCTTTTTGTTTATGGAATCATTGTATGTGAGCTTCAAGTTTTCACATCTAATTTACCCTGTTGAAGATGTTTTGCACAAATCAAATTAAACACTGGTTGTtattgaagcctgaaatgataCTGGGTGTATACACAAATTGCTGTGCTTATACATTGTTGATTAGTTATGAGATGAAATAGATTAACTGttttgtgcatttatatttttgttgagtATACCAACTACAGATCAAAATTTCCCATCCCCAAGTTAAAATGGACTGGGTCCAAatgctggaaaacaaacaaaatgctaTGAGATGGCTTGTTGTGGAAATGAGGACCCAAACGCAGACATGCAGAGGCAGACTGAGGTGAACTAAAACGGAGCCTTTTATTGAGGAGCTGATGGGAGGAGTACAAAATGCAAACTAATAACCTAAACTTAGAAAATAAACtgggggaaggaaaaactggaaCCTGGAAACACTGGTAGAGAGTGAACAGTATGTTTGAACTCAAAAGAAGATACGTGCCTTGATCTCCTCtggcctgatttttttttaaacatattattattattattatttcagctgCCCCCTTTacggtcaccacagtggatcatctgcctcctatccccagcatcctcttctgtcccaCCAACCCTCTGCCTGTCCCctttcactacatccacaaatcttctctgtggtcttcctcttttcctcctgcctggaagCACCATATTCGACattctttgtccaatatatccactattccTCCTCAGCACATGTTCAGACCATCTCAGCcagtctccaaactgctcaacctgagtaATCTGATGTAATcctctaatcctgtccatctgGGTCACTCCCAgttaaaatcttaacatcttcaactctgcctcTTCTGCTCAGCCTcactttttgttagtgccactgtctccaaaccataaatTATaccaggtctcactaccatcacTCTTGCTACTATCcctctgtcacaaatcacctcgacactcgtctccacccactccaccctacctgcactctcttcttcacctctcttgtgcgcTATCCATTGCTTTGAATTGTTGAGGTGTTTAAAATCCTTTATCTTCACTACATCTACTCCTTGCATCTTCACAATATTTATTGTAGCCTTTTGTAATAACATAATAAAGCTGATAAAAATCTgaaagaatttaaaatgatattttcttGCTTGGTCAAATCAGTCAGTATAAGAAGGCTTTCGATACCAATAATCATGATCCTTACCTACAGATTCTGCACATGCATATCATAGCCACACTGTGTCTGGGTCTTTTAGTGTGAAAGGTAGAAGCAGGAAATGTCTTCATCATCGAGGAGCCGCTGTGTTTCCGGTACAGATGCGGGCTGAGGCATCCAGATGCGTTGTTTACGTTGTGTGATGGCTCCAGGTGAGTCTCTTAAAGATGCTGTAATAAAGACGACTAATTATCTAGTCAGTCGATGTCCTGTGAATAAAAGTCTCCACATCCGCTTCCGAATAATCACGTATATTGAACAATTGTGCTATGCTAACACATAAACAGCTACATGAAAGAGGCTGCAAAGGAAGACTTCAAAATACGGAAAAGGCAGCCAGGAGAGGCACAACTTTGGTTGAAGCGTAATTCCTTTATTGtgaaaaaaagatgagttttcTATCTAAGAAATAATGAAGGACGGATATGAAGTTTAAGATAAGTGTGCATTGTATTTTAAAAGAGTTTCATATTTAACATAATACTAAGAGTGCTTTTAGATACGGATCTAACCTCTAAATCACTAGTTCAATAAGTGTTTGAGGGTTTTACATGCAGAACTAGAATTTCCTTCTTCATAATTTTTGGTATTTACTAGGAATTattaatggctcagtcacagtgcagtaaaaatgggATGGCAACCTCCTTGCAAGTAGGAAAAATCAGGGGTTGCCTGATgattgcatttaatttttttaaattcagtgacTGATTGCCAGTAGGTGCATCAACCAGCTCATTGTCCAGAGGTTGGGCGACCAGTTTCAACTGAAAAGCaattgcacaggttgcctggtgCCTGGCAatttgtctccaaacaatcactgTCTGACTTGGACTAACTGCAAATGCTTTCAGACAGATTTATGAAGGTTTACAAATTAGT is part of the Archocentrus centrarchus isolate MPI-CPG fArcCen1 chromosome 22, fArcCen1, whole genome shotgun sequence genome and encodes:
- the plek2 gene encoding pleckstrin-2, whose protein sequence is MNRQSLVAKLTLKSMDTDKKITILREGFLVKRGHVVHNWKARWFVLTPDKLLYYKYEGGKRDSCQRGKILLKDCVITCPFLEYENRPLVLKLQAKHGVDHYLEACSREERDEWAADITAAINNLRKTDGKTETNQNDPAECQLHNINLSKVLDSMYDVHSGIKLSNHVEQGNTYRNCFSGSAVVDWLVFMQLALTRVEAVTLASALLEEGFLWTVGLKSVEALRTAGPSQQFVDDSTALYSFSDSLKKRGSVKAETSLSAMELSGKVIKRGYLLKQGHRRKNWKVRLFVLRSEPAFLHYYDPTRDDINPVGGFSLRGCLISSLEDNGVPSGVKGNIQGNLFKIITQKDTHYFIQAPSHQEKMDWIDAIRSQT
- the LOC115772880 gene encoding galectin-related protein B; this translates as MEEKDNKENGEYIGEIKGGLRPSMKLVVMGIVDKKAKSIEVTLSTKPQEEDTEADVGLQLKVSFRDKAVQRNARLDGKWGPSENTLSFFPFAPGESFKMEIVCEHQQFRILVDGQPLCGFTHRLSQLASLTALRVFGDLQLTKVA